The stretch of DNA aggattcaatcaatcccgtatacaattccctttgtcaatcggtacgttaagactcgatcgtcggtatcccaatacctcgttcaatctcgttaccagcaagtcactttactcgtaccgtaatgcatgatcccgtgatcaaccacttggtcacattgagttCATTATGATGaggcattaccgagtgggcccagagatacctctccgtcatacggagtgacaaatcccagtctcgattccaacagacactttcggagatacccgtagtgcacctttatagtcacccagttacgttgtgacgtttggcacacccaaagcactcctacggtatccgggagttgcacaatatcatggtctaaggaaatgatacttgacattcggaaaagctctagcaaacgaactacacgatctttgagctatgcttaggattgggtcttgtccatcacatcattcccctaatgatgtgatcccgttatcaatgacatctaatgtccatagtcaggaaaccatgactatcttttgatcaacaagctagtcaactagaggctcactagggacgtgttgtggtctatgtattcacacatgtattacgatttccggataacacaattatagcatgaacaatagacaattatcatgaacaaggaaatataataataaccattttattattgcctctagggcatatttccaacactacattatgggacggagggagtatttagcATTTGACAGCAAACGTCAACATTTGCCATGCCAAAACAGATATTTTGTCTGATGTCCTAGTTTGATTTTATCCTTGTTGATTGATGGTGTAAGCACTATTTGAGCAATAAAGCAGCCATGATGTGGTGTAAGATTTATTATTGTTGTTGTGTAAGATTTGCCATGTTCTAAGTAAAAATTGCCGTGTAGTGTAAAAGATTGTCAGCAAAATTGCCATACTACAGCGAGTAATTGCTATGCGTACGATCAAGATCCGACGTACTTTACAGTGTCAGAGTTTTTACGCGCCAAATGTATATTGGACGTAGTAGTCAGTTTTCTTTCTctctgaaaacaaaacaaaacataGGCAATTTCTTAGACGTGGTGTTGCACTAATAAGCACTAGTAGAATgtccgtgcgttgctacgggcttttgaaatatttttctTGAGTTATGTGAACATCATTGAACTTACTCATCGGAATACCAGTTGGAAATAAATGTTGCCATAAACATTTATCGTAATTTCAGCCGGTTTGCTTATTTTGAGTGTGTCGTTGTTGTGGGATATCATCACTTGCACATCTTTTTGTTGTATAAAACATGGTGAATTTTTGTCCCCTTCCAATGACGTCGCCCCAAAAACCCTCTGAATGGGTTTCTTTTTAAACCCCGACATAATCCATCTCCATCTCTCTCATATTCTACAAAATTAAATATATATAGAAATATACCTTTTGAGTATTATATCATGTGCAACATACATACGAAGAAGAACAATTATTGCATGCACCTCTTTTGGTTGTGTAAAACTCGTTGAATTCTTAGCCCCCTCCATCATCGTTACATCAGGGTCTTTGTCAGTCGACATATCCGAAGCACAATCAAATTCATCAGTTTTTATGACCTACAAAGGTATTCTAATATAAACAAAGATTAGAATAATTTTTTTTATGATGGTGGTATGGAAAATATATATTCATTGGACAAATCCAAGAAATGAGCAGTTTCTAGTAGATTGAGTGGCATCCCAATTTTAATAATTTTAGTCTCACCTCTAAATCACATGTTGATGGTTATTCTCACGAATACCTACTATTTAGGGTATGTGGTATATTGCCCATAAAAAACTATGTTACATTTCTCCACGAGCAAAGAACGGATTCCCCCTTTACATAATGATAGTCGGTCATCCGTAATTTCTTGGATATTTTTAAGTAATTTATTgagaaaatattttatgttattcTAAATATATATAGTGTACAAGTATAAATAAAGCTTTATTTTTATGATATTCCTATTATACCCCTCCTATACGACTTGCTGTCCTCTCCCGAACAACCGCGCTCTATCCACTCCCTCTCCGCACCACTCACTCTCTTCTTCCACCTCGACAGACTTGCTCGCGCACCAAGATATGAGAGGGGGCCTTCTACTTCTCCCTCGCTCATCACCCCTTTGGCCAAACCATGGATCAACCTTCCTCTACTCTGACCCATGCCATGGACCGAGCTCACTTCCCTCCTCAAGGTCATCTCTTCACCCCTTTCCTCGTGTGGCATGTTGCACCGCTAACCCTCACCTTATCTCCCTCCCTTTCCTCCCATATCGAGACATGCATGTGTTTCTGCTTGGCCGCTTCACCTCACCGCCGCCTTCATCTCCTTATACAATGTCGTATCCGCCGCCTTCTAGCAGCTGTAGAAGAGCGTGTTCGATTCTTGAACCTACAAAATATAAAATGCTGAGGTCAATAAGTATGAATTTCTCTTGTCCCTAGTACTATATTTTTATACATGCTTATTGCATAACCAACCTGTGTGTCGTAGTGTACTGTGGACTTGCTGAGCTGCTCGACCTTGAGCTTGTCAATTTGGCAGAGCACGTTCTTCATCTTAACCTCCATCTGCAACTCGGCATCGCGGATGGCGACAGCCTTGGCAGCCTCAACCTCGGCGACCTTGGCATGCCAGTCCCAGCCTTCCACTTCATGGCGAGGTCGGTCTGAGGCGGCGTTGTCGGCCTTCCTAGTGTTCTCAAACACCCGCACCTCCGCCTTGCCCTTGGCCTTCTCCTTGAGCGCCTCGCCCTGCTGCTGCACAGAGAGCACCTTGTTCTCGGCGTCCACCTTGGCGGCGTTCTGGCACGTGAGGCCATCCCGCTCCACAAACATCCACCTTGGCCCTGCTCGCTGCCTCCTGTTGTGTCTTCTCGCCGAGGTAGGAGAAGTACTCATGCCCCGGCACGTCCACCAGCTGCTTCACGGTGGCATTGTAGATGAAGAGGCCGAATTGGTCCGGCTCCTTCTGCACACTACTGAACACCTCCTGCTTGAACTTTTTGGTGCAGGTGAAGATCTCGTCCATGGTCAGCTGCGCCACCAGCATCCGGGTCTCATCCTCGATCAGCCCTTTAGCCCTTCACCATGTCATGCCCGTGGCTCCTACCGTACGAGTGCAACAGCGCGATCAACTTCACGTGGAGTAGGAGCTTCACTTCGACGGTGGGCAGGGCTGGACGTACCGCTCGTGGCTCAATCAGTGTTTGACACGCTCGGTCCTGGCTTGTTAGAGAAAACAGATGATCTGGTCTGCTAAAATCTGCCTGGAAAATTGTCGGTCCGATCCGGTCTAGTCTTCAACCGGTCCGACCAAGAGGACTAAGAAAAAATGTCACTGCCGCCGCCATTCATTCTCAGCATGCCGACCGGCAGCCCCCGGGTAAATTACCATGTCCCCAAGCTTCCCCTCTCCTTCTTTTCTCTCCTCCCCATGCACCATAGCCTCTCGCCATCGCTGTCGTGCATGCACCACTGACGATCTCGAGTTCTCAACTTGGTGCTGGCAGCGTTCTAGCTGCGGGTTTCGCTGCCATGGCAGCGACCATTTTAGCACAACACACATGCAGGCCATCAACTGGGGAAAACGGTCGATTGGGTGTGAACTTCGGATCGTGCGAGAATCGCTCAGCCGTGATTTCCGCGTGAGATTTAATAACCTCCGCTTACAATCACGCACCATGATCCTACGCTGTCGTTTTCTTTGTTGAAGCACATGTTCAGGTCCACCTGCCACCACGTGATTCTCTCTCTCCCACTGCTCTCTCCGTAACAACCTTTCCTTATCGTCTGTGTCTTTATCGCGAGTAAAGGATTAGCAAGGTCAGCTCAGGAGTTAGTTGGGTTACTGGCCGCACCTGCCTGTGTATATCTTGTATAAATGTATACCTCTATAACTGAATATGACTGCTTTCAGTTGTGTTGGTGTGTTCACTTTCTGCACTTCTATTCAGTCGAACAGGAAATAGGAAGTACATGAGAAACATGGCTTGATCCAAAAATCACGGCATCATTTGACAACAAACTAAATGTCATGTTTTTTTTCATGGTTAATCCGCTAATTATGGCAAGGCCCGAACACAAAAAAACATGGGCTCATGAAAAAAAAACTGCTACGGAAGGTTCATGGCTAACAGCCGCACACTTGCCGCGACACATCACCGACCTCATCGCTGGCGCTCCCGCATGTCCACCACCTCGCCACAGCACCCGCACACGCAGCCCACCTCGCCGTTGCCCCAGCACGTTGACGCTGGTGGTGGTTGGCCGGTCCAAATGGTGGCTCAATGAGGGACCGAACCAACCCGGACCGTGTCGCCTTGGTAGCGTTGCCGAGTTCCAGGGTGGTCACCCGGGGACCGATGGTGAAGACGGCGGGCAGGACGAAGGGCAGCTTCTTGGAGCTCTACCAATACCCACACCTTCTTCACCGGCTAAGTCCTCGATGCCCCAGCCGGTGATGGCCAGGTACTACGACGCGTACGCGGCGATGAAGCTCGCCGTTGACTGTTTTGCCGGATGTACCGTTAGGTTTTCTTTCCTTCTTACCTACATAGGACATAGGAGTGTTGACCGATCAAAGGAAATAAATAGAACCTGTTAGTACATATAAAAAAATGCCTGTGCGATGCAACGAACCTATCAAACTTGTTTTACGTGATCTCGATTTATGTAATCAATTAATTACGTGATTTCTGTTGTATGTTCTTTCTCTATTCCAAAATTCCACCCATGCGAGTAAAAAGCATTTCACTGTCTTATGCAAGTAGTTCAGTGCATACATATGCTACTCGTTCGTAATTGCAACCTGAACAGAGTAAAAAAAATTGGTTCGATGCATGGATGGATTGATGGGAACACAATGTCTAACGAAAAGGATAAGAATCACGTTGGCATGCATAAGTGATTTGAAATTTTAAAAATATAGCATCTACATCCGCGCATCATGAGGAACAATTTCAGAGAAAAAAGTTGATCCAGTCAAGTGTATCTTTGGATATTTCATTATCCACTTAGGCCATATTAGTATTACTTCCCACGTGGTGCACATCATCCTGATGCATGGGTGTGCCTCAGCCCTTATATTGCAAATGTTATTATTACAGGAAGAGCACACATTATAAGCTAACGGTTTCACAATGCGTTCTTGCTGATAGTAATTGAACCAAATGAAAAGATGGACAAGCAGATTGATTAAGGAACTCTAGGTAATAATTCATGCCGTAAGCATTGGCTCAAAAAGTTAATTTGTAAGTAACAAAAAAAGGCCTAGAAGAATAGTTCTACCTAAATAAAGTTTACTGCTGCACATGAGCAGATCCACACGAAGCAGAGGGGAGGTGGAGCAGGCCGGTAACCAGGGGAAGGGGCAGAGTGGGAGAAGATTTACACCGCCGTCTCCACTGAATATGGTGTCTCCGCCGCATCTGTGGAGGCGCCGCGGCTCCGCCTCGGATGGTGCTCGTGGCTATGGTGAAGAGGAGGGGCGACGCATGGGTGAAGAGGCAGGCAGTGCTCGTGGCCAAAAAAGTGGGTCGTTCGAGCTGCGGGAGGGAGGAGGGGATCGCCGGGAGGCGGCGAGATCGGTGGGCGGCGGCAGCCAGGTAGGGAAGTCGAGGTAGGGCGCTGTGTTTTCTTAGGGGAGTTGCTTATGAAAATAACGTGCAACGGCGAAGTAGCTAGCGGATCCCCTTAAACAAGATGTAGTGAGCGGATTCCCTTAAGGTAGGAATGGATACGATTGATGACGTTGATAAATATTGATGAATGTTGGCCTAATTTATTATCATCATGCATGGAAACGAATCATCAAGAAAAAGAATACTTCCTATTAGTACGCTCATAGGAAGCTTGCTAATCTCTGCTACCAAACAGTTTCTgcccaaacaaaaaaagaaagTTATGGACGTGATTCGCAAGGAAACAAACGTTATGAAGACTAATGaatttagatttgatctttagagattGATTGTGATTGATTCTTTTACATAAAGATATTACTGAATAATTTGCGTTAGTATGAAAAGTTCTGATCCGTTCAGTTTTTTTCGTTGTGTGAGGCGAATATAAACCGATAAAGTAGGGGGAGGGGACGAAAAAAAATCTACGAAAAAAACCCAGCGAAGGTGAGAGAAGATACCAAAAAAATCACGAACAAAAATAAATCCGAAACAGAGActaccaactgagacattaggaATAAGATATTAGGAATAGAGATTTGGTGAATTTCTTAGGTAACTTTGCCTGTAAGCGTCTTCGTGGCCACTGCCCACTCTACTCTTTTGCCTTCTCGCAGGCCAAATTCATGTCTTCCCTCGCTCTTTTCCACGGCCCATTCTCCTACCACCGCGCTCCTCCCTTGTCGCCGACCGGCACCTCTCCACGGCCGACGCGACCCGCAGCGCATTCTTCTCCTTCCCACCCCAATTCGCGCCCCCTCCCTGAAGCCGATGAGCTCCGGTCCCACGCAGCGGCGCTGCAGGACTGCGCCGTCCGCCGAGCGCTCCGCTGCGGACAGGAGCTCCACGCGCGGCTGCTCCGCTCCGCGCGGCAGCCGGACACGTTTCTCCTCGACTCGCTCCTCAACATGTACTGCAAGTGTGGCCGCCTGGCGGACGCACGAAGGGTGTTCGACGGAATGCCACACAGAGACGTCGTTGCCTGGACCGCCCTCTTATCCGCCTACGCCGCCGCGGGAGATGCCGAGGAGGCTCTGGACCTGTTTTGTCAGATGAACCAACAAGGTCTTGCGCCTAACGGGTTCACGCTCGCTTCGGTGCTCAAGGCCTGCTCGGTGATGAGCTCACACTCCGAGTTTACGCGTCAGGTGCATGGTCAGGTGGTTAAGTTGCAAGGTCTGGATGATCCCTACGTTGGCTCGTCCCTTGTTCAAGCTTACGCGATCCATGGGGAGGTGGACGCTGCTGAGACCGTGTTGCTAGGCTTGCCCGAACGAAGCGACATGTCATGGAATGCTCTGCTCACTGAGTATGCTCGGCAGGGCGACTACAGAAAGGCCATGCATGTTTTCCATAAGTTGTCCGAATTTGGTGATGAGATAAGCAAGTATACTGTGCCTACTCTTCTTAAGTGTTGTGTGGAACTCGGCCTTGCAAAGTCTGGTCAGGCTCTTCATGCATTGGTGGTCAAGAGAGGGCTGGAAACCGATAACGTGCTGAACAATTGCCTTGTTGAGATGTACTCGAGATGTCTATCTGCTGAAGAGGCCTATCAAGTCTTTATCAGGATAGATGAACCTGATGTGGTGCATTGCAGTGCCATGATCTCTTCTTTCGGTCGACATGGTATGGCCTGGGAAGCATTTGATCTTTTCGTAAAGATGTCAGACATGGGAGTCAAACCAAACCAATATACATTCGTGGGCATTGCTGGTGTTGCATCAAAGACTGGTGATGCAAACCTTTGTCGCTGTGCTCATGCGTATGTTGTGAAAAGCGGTCTGGCTATGCCAAAATTAGTGGCTGATTCCATTCTAAATATGTATGTGAAAGTTGGTGCTGCTCAAGATGCAACAGTTGCTTTTCATCTTATGCATGAGCCTGACACATTTTCATGGAACACATTTCTCTCCGGATTTTATAGTGGAAGCAACTGTGAGCAGGGTTTGAGGAT from Triticum urartu cultivar G1812 chromosome 3, Tu2.1, whole genome shotgun sequence encodes:
- the LOC125544133 gene encoding pentatricopeptide repeat-containing protein At4g13650-like; translation: MSSLALFHGPFSYHRAPPLSPTGTSPRPTRPAAHSSPSHPNSRPLPEADELRSHAAALQDCAVRRALRCGQELHARLLRSARQPDTFLLDSLLNMYCKCGRLADARRVFDGMPHRDVVAWTALLSAYAAAGDAEEALDLFCQMNQQGLAPNGFTLASVLKACSVMSSHSEFTRQVHGQVVKLQGLDDPYVGSSLVQAYAIHGEVDAAETVLLGLPERSDMSWNALLTEYARQGDYRKAMHVFHKLSEFGDEISKYTVPTLLKCCVELGLAKSGQALHALVVKRGLETDNVLNNCLVEMYSRCLSAEEAYQVFIRIDEPDVVHCSAMISSFGRHGMAWEAFDLFVKMSDMGVKPNQYTFVGIAGVASKTGDANLCRCAHAYVVKSGLAMPKLVADSILNMYVKVGAAQDATVAFHLMHEPDTFSWNTFLSGFYSGSNCEQGLRIFKQMKCEGFSANKYTYVGVLRCCTSLMNLMYGTQVHACVLKSGLQSDNDVSRMLLDMYAQSGCFTSACLVFDRLEERDAFSWTVIMSGYAKTDEAEKVMECFRSMLQENKRPNDATLAVSLSVSSDMASLGSGLQLHSWAIKSGWNSSVVSGALVDMYVKCGNITDAEMLFYESETCDQVAWNTLICGYSQHGHGYKALDTFRRMVDDGKRPDDITFVGVLSACSHAGLLDEGRKYFQLLSSVYGITPTMEHYACMIDILSKAGRLAEAESLINQMPLIPDSSIWRTILGACRIHGNIEIAERAAERLLELDPQDVSSSVLLSNIYADLGRWSDVTRLRNMLLDHGVKKEPGCSWIEVNGQIHVFLSQDGCPKY